A window from Pseudoliparis swirei isolate HS2019 ecotype Mariana Trench chromosome 17, NWPU_hadal_v1, whole genome shotgun sequence encodes these proteins:
- the mapk8a gene encoding mitogen-activated protein kinase 8 isoform X2, with protein sequence MIITLRALFEQGRTFLDAQKAVIEDFTMNKNKKEREFYSLDVGDSTFTVLKRYQNLRPIGSGAQGIVCSAYDQNLERNVAIKKLSRPFQNQTHAKRAYRELVLMKCVNHKNIIGLLNVFTPQKLLEEFQDVYLVMELMDANLCQVIQMELDHERLSYLLYQTLCGIKHLHAAGIIHRDLKPSNIVVKSDCTLKILDFGLARTAATGLLMTPYVVTRYYRAPEVILGMGYQANVDIWSVGCILAEMVRHKILFPGRDYIDQWNKVIEQLGTPTQEFLMKLNQSVRTYVENRPRYAGYSFEKLFPDVLFPADSDHNKLKASQARDLLSKMLVIDASKRISVDEALQHPYINVWYDPAEVEAPPPRILEKQLDEREHTVDEWKVLIYKEVSDWEEWTRNGVIRGQPPPLGAAVIDSPPQPTSSSSSSVNDVSSMSTEPTEPSSDPAITSETDSSLDSHTSLGALACCR encoded by the exons ATGATCATAACACTGCGGGCTCTCTTTGAACAAGGG AGGACATTTTTGGATGCACAGAAAGCTGTGATTGAAGATTTCAccatgaacaaaaacaaaaaagaaagagagttcTACAGCCTAGATGTTGGGGATTCAACGTTCACAGTACTGAAGCGATACCAGAATCTAAGGCCCATCGGCTCAGGAGCACAGGGAATCGTCTG CTCTGCTTATGACCAAAACCTTGAACGAAATGTTGCCATCAAGAAGCTGAGTCGGCCGTTTCAAAATCAAACCCATGCCAAGAGGGCGTACAGAGAGCTAGTCCTAATGAAATGTGTCAATCACAAAAAT ATCATTGGCCTATTGAACGTATTCACACCACAAAAATTATTAGAGGAATTCCAAGATGT ATACTTGGTGATGGAGTTGATGGATGCAAACCTGTGCCAGGTCATTCAGATGGAGCTGGACCATGAGAGGCTGTCCTATCTGCTATATCAGACATTGTGTGGCATCAAACATCTCCACGCTGCCGGGATCATTCACAGG GACCTCAAGCCTAGTAACATAGTTGTCAAGTCAGATTGCACACTGAAGATTTTGGACTTCGGCTTGGCTCGGACGGCTGCCACGGGCCTCCTGATGACACCGTATGTGGTTACACGCTACTACAGAGCCCCAGAGGTTATCCTGGGGATGGGCTACCAAGCCAATG TGGACATATGGTCTGTCGGCTGCATATTGGCAGAAATGGTTCGCCATAAAATCCTCTTCCCAGGAAGGGACT ACATCGATCAGTGGAACAAGGTAATTGAGCAGCTAGGCACTCCAACTCAGGAATTTCTAATGAAGCTGAACCAGTCGGTGAGAACGTATGTCGAAAACAGGCCACGCTATGCTGGGTACAGCTTTGAGAAACTCTTCCCAGATGTGCTCTTCCCTGCCGACTCtgaccacaacaaactgaaAG cgAGCCAAGCTAGAGATCTCTTATCCAAGATGTTGGTGATTGATGCCTCCAAACGCATCTCTGTAGATGAGGCCCTGCAGCACCCCTACATTAATGTTTGGTACGACCCAGCTGAAGTCGAAGCA CCCCCTCCAAGGATCCTAGAAAAACAGCTGGATGAGAGGGAGCATACCGTGGATGAGTGGAAAG tgCTAATTTATAAGGAAGTGAGTGACTGGGAGGAGTGGACAAGAAATGGCGTGATAAGAGGCCAGCCACCACCTTTAG GTGCAGCAGTAATCGACAGCCCCCCTCAGCCCacgtcgtcctcctcttcttcggtCAACGACGTCTCGTCCATGTCCACAGAGCCCACTGAGCCAAGCAGTGACCCCGCCATCACCTCTGAAACAGACAGCAGCTTGGACAGCCACACCTCTCTGGGTGCACTGGCCTGCTGCAGATAA
- the mapk8a gene encoding mitogen-activated protein kinase 8 isoform X1: MIITLRALFEQGRTFLDAQKAVIEDFTMNKNKKEREFYSLDVGDSTFTVLKRYQNLRPIGSGAQGIVCSAYDQNLERNVAIKKLSRPFQNQTHAKRAYRELVLMKCVNHKNIIGLLNVFTPQKLLEEFQDVYLVMELMDANLCQVIQMELDHERLSYLLYQTLCGIKHLHAAGIIHRDLKPSNIVVKSDCTLKILDFGLARTAATGLLMTPYVVTRYYRAPEVILGMGYQANVDVWSVGCIVAEMIKGSVLFPGTDHIDQWNKVIEQLGTPTQEFLMKLNQSVRTYVENRPRYAGYSFEKLFPDVLFPADSDHNKLKASQARDLLSKMLVIDASKRISVDEALQHPYINVWYDPAEVEAPPPRILEKQLDEREHTVDEWKVLIYKEVSDWEEWTRNGVIRGQPPPLGAAVIDSPPQPTSSSSSSVNDVSSMSTEPTEPSSDPAITSETDSSLDSHTSLGALACCR; this comes from the exons ATGATCATAACACTGCGGGCTCTCTTTGAACAAGGG AGGACATTTTTGGATGCACAGAAAGCTGTGATTGAAGATTTCAccatgaacaaaaacaaaaaagaaagagagttcTACAGCCTAGATGTTGGGGATTCAACGTTCACAGTACTGAAGCGATACCAGAATCTAAGGCCCATCGGCTCAGGAGCACAGGGAATCGTCTG CTCTGCTTATGACCAAAACCTTGAACGAAATGTTGCCATCAAGAAGCTGAGTCGGCCGTTTCAAAATCAAACCCATGCCAAGAGGGCGTACAGAGAGCTAGTCCTAATGAAATGTGTCAATCACAAAAAT ATCATTGGCCTATTGAACGTATTCACACCACAAAAATTATTAGAGGAATTCCAAGATGT ATACTTGGTGATGGAGTTGATGGATGCAAACCTGTGCCAGGTCATTCAGATGGAGCTGGACCATGAGAGGCTGTCCTATCTGCTATATCAGACATTGTGTGGCATCAAACATCTCCACGCTGCCGGGATCATTCACAGG GACCTCAAGCCTAGTAACATAGTTGTCAAGTCAGATTGCACACTGAAGATTTTGGACTTCGGCTTGGCTCGGACGGCTGCCACGGGCCTCCTGATGACACCGTATGTGGTTACACGCTACTACAGAGCCCCAGAGGTTATCCTGGGGATGGGCTACCAAGCCAATG TGGATGTATGGTCAGTGGGCTGCATAGTGGCCGAGATGATCAAGGGAAGCGTGTTGTTCCCAGGCACTGATC ACATCGATCAGTGGAACAAGGTAATTGAGCAGCTAGGCACTCCAACTCAGGAATTTCTAATGAAGCTGAACCAGTCGGTGAGAACGTATGTCGAAAACAGGCCACGCTATGCTGGGTACAGCTTTGAGAAACTCTTCCCAGATGTGCTCTTCCCTGCCGACTCtgaccacaacaaactgaaAG cgAGCCAAGCTAGAGATCTCTTATCCAAGATGTTGGTGATTGATGCCTCCAAACGCATCTCTGTAGATGAGGCCCTGCAGCACCCCTACATTAATGTTTGGTACGACCCAGCTGAAGTCGAAGCA CCCCCTCCAAGGATCCTAGAAAAACAGCTGGATGAGAGGGAGCATACCGTGGATGAGTGGAAAG tgCTAATTTATAAGGAAGTGAGTGACTGGGAGGAGTGGACAAGAAATGGCGTGATAAGAGGCCAGCCACCACCTTTAG GTGCAGCAGTAATCGACAGCCCCCCTCAGCCCacgtcgtcctcctcttcttcggtCAACGACGTCTCGTCCATGTCCACAGAGCCCACTGAGCCAAGCAGTGACCCCGCCATCACCTCTGAAACAGACAGCAGCTTGGACAGCCACACCTCTCTGGGTGCACTGGCCTGCTGCAGATAA
- the mapk8a gene encoding mitogen-activated protein kinase 8 isoform X3: MTERTFLDAQKAVIEDFTMNKNKKEREFYSLDVGDSTFTVLKRYQNLRPIGSGAQGIVCSAYDQNLERNVAIKKLSRPFQNQTHAKRAYRELVLMKCVNHKNIIGLLNVFTPQKLLEEFQDVYLVMELMDANLCQVIQMELDHERLSYLLYQTLCGIKHLHAAGIIHRDLKPSNIVVKSDCTLKILDFGLARTAATGLLMTPYVVTRYYRAPEVILGMGYQANVDVWSVGCIVAEMIKGSVLFPGTDHIDQWNKVIEQLGTPTQEFLMKLNQSVRTYVENRPRYAGYSFEKLFPDVLFPADSDHNKLKASQARDLLSKMLVIDASKRISVDEALQHPYINVWYDPAEVEAPPPRILEKQLDEREHTVDEWKVLIYKEVSDWEEWTRNGVIRGQPPPLGAAVIDSPPQPTSSSSSSVNDVSSMSTEPTEPSSDPAITSETDSSLDSHTSLGALACCR; encoded by the exons ATGACAGAG AGGACATTTTTGGATGCACAGAAAGCTGTGATTGAAGATTTCAccatgaacaaaaacaaaaaagaaagagagttcTACAGCCTAGATGTTGGGGATTCAACGTTCACAGTACTGAAGCGATACCAGAATCTAAGGCCCATCGGCTCAGGAGCACAGGGAATCGTCTG CTCTGCTTATGACCAAAACCTTGAACGAAATGTTGCCATCAAGAAGCTGAGTCGGCCGTTTCAAAATCAAACCCATGCCAAGAGGGCGTACAGAGAGCTAGTCCTAATGAAATGTGTCAATCACAAAAAT ATCATTGGCCTATTGAACGTATTCACACCACAAAAATTATTAGAGGAATTCCAAGATGT ATACTTGGTGATGGAGTTGATGGATGCAAACCTGTGCCAGGTCATTCAGATGGAGCTGGACCATGAGAGGCTGTCCTATCTGCTATATCAGACATTGTGTGGCATCAAACATCTCCACGCTGCCGGGATCATTCACAGG GACCTCAAGCCTAGTAACATAGTTGTCAAGTCAGATTGCACACTGAAGATTTTGGACTTCGGCTTGGCTCGGACGGCTGCCACGGGCCTCCTGATGACACCGTATGTGGTTACACGCTACTACAGAGCCCCAGAGGTTATCCTGGGGATGGGCTACCAAGCCAATG TGGATGTATGGTCAGTGGGCTGCATAGTGGCCGAGATGATCAAGGGAAGCGTGTTGTTCCCAGGCACTGATC ACATCGATCAGTGGAACAAGGTAATTGAGCAGCTAGGCACTCCAACTCAGGAATTTCTAATGAAGCTGAACCAGTCGGTGAGAACGTATGTCGAAAACAGGCCACGCTATGCTGGGTACAGCTTTGAGAAACTCTTCCCAGATGTGCTCTTCCCTGCCGACTCtgaccacaacaaactgaaAG cgAGCCAAGCTAGAGATCTCTTATCCAAGATGTTGGTGATTGATGCCTCCAAACGCATCTCTGTAGATGAGGCCCTGCAGCACCCCTACATTAATGTTTGGTACGACCCAGCTGAAGTCGAAGCA CCCCCTCCAAGGATCCTAGAAAAACAGCTGGATGAGAGGGAGCATACCGTGGATGAGTGGAAAG tgCTAATTTATAAGGAAGTGAGTGACTGGGAGGAGTGGACAAGAAATGGCGTGATAAGAGGCCAGCCACCACCTTTAG GTGCAGCAGTAATCGACAGCCCCCCTCAGCCCacgtcgtcctcctcttcttcggtCAACGACGTCTCGTCCATGTCCACAGAGCCCACTGAGCCAAGCAGTGACCCCGCCATCACCTCTGAAACAGACAGCAGCTTGGACAGCCACACCTCTCTGGGTGCACTGGCCTGCTGCAGATAA
- the mapk8a gene encoding mitogen-activated protein kinase 8 isoform X4 gives MIITLRALFEQGRTFLDAQKAVIEDFTMNKNKKEREFYSLDVGDSTFTVLKRYQNLRPIGSGAQGIVCSAYDQNLERNVAIKKLSRPFQNQTHAKRAYRELVLMKCVNHKNIIGLLNVFTPQKLLEEFQDVYLVMELMDANLCQVIQMELDHERLSYLLYQTLCGIKHLHAAGIIHRDLKPSNIVVKSDCTLKILDFGLARTAATGLLMTPYVVTRYYRAPEVILGMGYQANVDVWSVGCIVAEMIKGSVLFPGTDHIDQWNKVIEQLGTPTQEFLMKLNQSVRTYVENRPRYAGYSFEKLFPDVLFPADSDHNKLKASQARDLLSKMLVIDASKRISVDEALQHPYINVWYDPAEVEAPPPRILEKQLDEREHTVDEWKVLIYKEVSDWEEWTRNGVIRGQPPPLAQVQQ, from the exons ATGATCATAACACTGCGGGCTCTCTTTGAACAAGGG AGGACATTTTTGGATGCACAGAAAGCTGTGATTGAAGATTTCAccatgaacaaaaacaaaaaagaaagagagttcTACAGCCTAGATGTTGGGGATTCAACGTTCACAGTACTGAAGCGATACCAGAATCTAAGGCCCATCGGCTCAGGAGCACAGGGAATCGTCTG CTCTGCTTATGACCAAAACCTTGAACGAAATGTTGCCATCAAGAAGCTGAGTCGGCCGTTTCAAAATCAAACCCATGCCAAGAGGGCGTACAGAGAGCTAGTCCTAATGAAATGTGTCAATCACAAAAAT ATCATTGGCCTATTGAACGTATTCACACCACAAAAATTATTAGAGGAATTCCAAGATGT ATACTTGGTGATGGAGTTGATGGATGCAAACCTGTGCCAGGTCATTCAGATGGAGCTGGACCATGAGAGGCTGTCCTATCTGCTATATCAGACATTGTGTGGCATCAAACATCTCCACGCTGCCGGGATCATTCACAGG GACCTCAAGCCTAGTAACATAGTTGTCAAGTCAGATTGCACACTGAAGATTTTGGACTTCGGCTTGGCTCGGACGGCTGCCACGGGCCTCCTGATGACACCGTATGTGGTTACACGCTACTACAGAGCCCCAGAGGTTATCCTGGGGATGGGCTACCAAGCCAATG TGGATGTATGGTCAGTGGGCTGCATAGTGGCCGAGATGATCAAGGGAAGCGTGTTGTTCCCAGGCACTGATC ACATCGATCAGTGGAACAAGGTAATTGAGCAGCTAGGCACTCCAACTCAGGAATTTCTAATGAAGCTGAACCAGTCGGTGAGAACGTATGTCGAAAACAGGCCACGCTATGCTGGGTACAGCTTTGAGAAACTCTTCCCAGATGTGCTCTTCCCTGCCGACTCtgaccacaacaaactgaaAG cgAGCCAAGCTAGAGATCTCTTATCCAAGATGTTGGTGATTGATGCCTCCAAACGCATCTCTGTAGATGAGGCCCTGCAGCACCCCTACATTAATGTTTGGTACGACCCAGCTGAAGTCGAAGCA CCCCCTCCAAGGATCCTAGAAAAACAGCTGGATGAGAGGGAGCATACCGTGGATGAGTGGAAAG tgCTAATTTATAAGGAAGTGAGTGACTGGGAGGAGTGGACAAGAAATGGCGTGATAAGAGGCCAGCCACCACCTTTAG CACAGGTGCAGCAGTAA